A single region of the Brachypodium distachyon strain Bd21 chromosome 3, Brachypodium_distachyon_v3.0, whole genome shotgun sequence genome encodes:
- the LOC112271572 gene encoding protein FAR1-RELATED SEQUENCE 5-like, with translation MLEIQREPGTGLWFVKNFVDVHSHPLDPKQSPFLRSHRRLNNAQKADAVEYGLGGLRTCQIMEVMEKHHGGYDQVGFVSRDLYNFFAKYKKKRILGRDAEFVLNHVRTQVERDAEFFFKYSTDDEGHLQNIFWADSQSQIDYEAFGDLVVFDSTYRVNRYNLPFVPFIGVDHHRSTIVFGVGIVSDETVSSYEWLLQSFLEAMSHKNPRSVITDGDAAMRKAIKKVMPRTDHRLCSWHIEQNMIRHLRNPMLRDFRKLIYRKMRVYEFERSWAQFKEKYEITEQAAWMSRMYKLRKRWSVAYTNGRYFLGMQSNQRSESLNSRLHNHLDRKMSLVDLVEHSEHCMSRIRINEAELDAKAAHPVPFTRIDANPLEKNAARIYTPKMFRKVRYCIRRSSAWEIEEHTKRDGLVTYRAALKEGAEGGSRHVFFVECSFHGSSMNGIFYGCRKLECEGVPWFTHFFCSEFPGCRDHSSVLCLD, from the coding sequence ATGCTTGAGATCCAGCGAGAACCTGGAACGGGTCTTTGGTTTGTCAAGAATTTTGTTGATGTCCACAGCCATCCACTTGACCCCAAGCAGTCTCCTTTTCTACGGTCACATCGCCGTTTAAACAACGCTCAGAAAGCTGATGCAGTAGAATATGGTCTTGGTGGCCTTCGTACGTGCCAAATCATGGAAGTTATGGAGAAGCACCATGGTGGGTATGATCAGGTTGGGTTTGTTTCCCGGGACCTCTATAATTTCTTCGCCAagtacaagaagaaaagaatctTAGGAAGGGATGCTGAATTTGTCTTGAACCACGTGAGAACCCAAGTTGAACGAGATGCTGAATTTTTCTTCAAATACAGTACGGATGATGAAGGACATCTTCAAAATATATTCTGGGCAGATTCACAATCTCAGATTGATTATGAAGCATTCGGTGACCTAGTTGTGTTTGACAGCACATATCGGGTCAATAGGTATAATCTCCCATTTGTTCCATTTATTGGGGTGGACCATCATCGCAGTACAATTGTTTTTGGTGTTGGTATTGTTTCGGACGAGACTGTCTCGTCGTACGAGTGGCTACTGCAATCATTTCTTGAGGCGATGAGCCATAAGAACCCGAGATCTGTGATCACTGATGGAGACGCCGCCATGAGGAAAGCCATTAAGAAGGTTATGCCGAGGACAGACCATCGACTATGCAGTTGGCACATTGAGCAGAACATGATACGCCACCTGCGTAATCCAATGCTTCGGGACTTCAGAAAACTCATATATCGTAAGATGAGAGTATATGAGTTTGAGAGATCTTGGGCTCAGTTCAAGGAAAAGTATGAGATCACAGAGCAGGCTGCATGGATGTCCAGAATGTACAAACTTAGGAAGAGGTGGTCTGTGGCTTATACAAATGGAAGATATTTTTTGGGCATGCAGAGCAACCAGCGTAGCGAGAGTCTTAACTCTAGGCTCCATAATCACCTAGACCGGAAAATGTCGTTGGTTGACTTGGTGGAGCACAGCGAGCACTGCATGTCACGTATCCGCATAAATGAGGCCGAGTTGGATGCAAAAGCTGCACATCCAGTCCCTTTCACTAGAATAGATGCTAATCCATTAGAGAAAAATGCTGCCCGTATTTACACACCAAAGATGTTCAGGAAGGTTAGATATTGCATTCGCAGATCATCTGCATGGGAGATTGAAGAGCATACAAAGAGAGATGGGTTGGTCACCTATAGAGCTGCATTAAAAGAAGGAGCCGAAGGAGGGAGCAGACATGTCTTCTTTGTAGAGTGTTCATTTCATGGCTCTTCAATGAATGGCATCTTCTATGGTTGCCGCAAATTGGAGTGCGAAGGTGTCCCATGGTTCACACATTTTTTCTGTTCTGAGTTTCCTGGGTGTAGAGACCATTCCTCCGTGCTGTGTTTGGATTAG
- the LOC100836169 gene encoding short-chain dehydrogenase TIC 32, chloroplastic, with amino-acid sequence MWWFYRNGPSGFSGASTAEEVTAGVDCRGLVAVVTGASSGIGREAARVLALRGARVVMAVRDVSAGLRAKEAIQAEIRGAEVDVLELDLASMASVRSFAAEFASLDLPLNILINNAGVMARDCTRSCDGLELHFATNHIGHFLLTNLLLENMKSASLDSGVEGRIVNVSSSGHIMTYPQGICFDKVHDPSGFNSLVAYGQSKLANILHSNELSRVLKEEGVNISANAVHPGVVATNLFRNRTIFSALINTIGSIISRSVQQGAATTCYVAVHPQVKGITGRYFGNCNIANPSLQARDAELGKSLWQFSLQIVSSCGAEPGWT; translated from the exons ATGTGGTGGTTCTACCGCAACGGCCCCTCGGGCTTCTCcggcgcctccaccgccgaggaGGTCACAGCCGGCGTGGACTGCCGCGGCCTGGTGGCCGTCGTCACAG GTGCGTCGAGCGGCATcgggcgggaggcggcgcgcgtccTGGCTCtgcgcggcgcgcgcgtcgtcATGGCCGTCCGCGACGTCTCCGCGGGGCTCCGGGCCAAGGAGGCGATCCAGGCCGAGATCCGCGGCGCGGAGGTCGACGTGCTGGAGCTGGACCTCGCCTCCATGGCTTCCGTGAGGAGCTTCGCCGCGGAGTTCGCCTCCCTCGATCTGCCCCTCAACATCCTCAT CAACAACGCTGGAGTGATGGCAAGAGACTGCACGCGTTCCTGCGACGGCCTGGAATTACATTTCGCGACCAACCACATTG GACATTTCCTTCTGACAAATCTCTTGCTGGAGAACATGAAGAGCGCGAGCCTGGACAGCGGCGTCGAGGGGAGGATCGTCAACGTATCCTCGTCGGGCCATATCATGACCTATCCTCAAGGGATTTGCTTCGACAAAGTGCACGATCCTTCGGG ATTCAACAGCTTGGTAGCTTATGGTCAGTCCAAGCTCGCAAACATTTTGCATTCAAATGAGCTGTCCCGAGTTTTGAAG GAAGAAGGGGTGAACATTTCAGCTAATGCGGTCCATCCCGGCGTCGTCGCGACAAACCTTTTCAGGAACAGGACTATTTTTAGCG CTCTGATTAACACCATCGGAAGTATAATAAGCAGAAGCGTTCAACAG GGAGCTGCAACGACATGTTATGTAGCAGTGCATCCTCAAGTCAAGGGGATAACTGGTAGATACTTCGGCAATTGTAATATTGCGAACCCAAGCTTGCAAGCTAGAGACGCAGAGTTGGGCAAGAGCTTGTGGCAATTTAGCTTGCAGATAGTGTCTTCTTGtggggcggagccaggatgGACATAA
- the LOC100846617 gene encoding uncharacterized protein LOC100846617 produces MSGGVGPTAGGGIVLPSMGQPPPPLHPTPTSPTARPHHHYYLFSIKQLNTLGAAAVLAFSTTVPLSEIAFAVLLLPYLVLLATLAFPQRPGKPNPAAPVYPGPARFLLHAHTAAGFLVGGALPALYILDGLRSGDTAGVAAASPHAFLLAAQVFTEGITAAWPWRFSLPVRAAVPVMYSVRRMFAAGEWLSQEMEEKRGGVGADAVESRRLVAGKVLAAANMAFWGANLFAFLVPFYLPKALHRYYCGEDYDAGDRGSSVDKGCEDKKDS; encoded by the coding sequence ATGTCCGGCGGCGTGGGCCCGACGGCGGGGGGCGGCATAGTGCTGCCGTCGATggggcagccgccgccaccactcCACCCGACGCCCACATCCCCCACGGCGCGCCCGCACCACCACTACTACCTCTTCTCCATCAAGCAGCTCAACAcgctcggcgccgccgcggttCTCGCCTTCTCCACCACCGTCCCGCTCTCGGAGATCGCCTTCGCCGTCCTGCTCCTCCCTtacctcgtcctcctcgccacgctcgccttcccGCAGCGTCCGGGCAAGCCCAACCCCGCCGCGCCCGTCTaccccggcccggcccgcttcctcctccacgcGCACACGGCGGCGGGCTTCCTCGTGGGCGGCGCGCTCCCGGCGCTCTACATCCTCGACGGGCTCCGGTCCGGGGATACGGCGGGGGTCGCCGCGGCCTCACCGCACGCGTTCCTCCTGGCCGCGCAGGTCTTCACCGAGGGCATCACGGCGGCGTGGCCCTGGCGGTTCTCGCTCCCCGTCAGGGCCGCCGTCCCGGTCATGTACAGCGTGCGCAGGATGTTCGCCGCAGGGGAGTGGCTGAgtcaggagatggaggagaagcgcggcggcgtgggagcGGACGCGGTGGAGTCCCGGCGGTTGGTGGCCGGCAAGGTGCTCGCCGCGGCCAACATGGCGTTCTGGGGCGCCAACCTCTTCGCCTTCCTCGTTCCCTTCTACCTGCCCAAGGCGCTCCATAGGTACTACTGCGGCGAAGACTACGACGCCGGCGACCGCGGCAGCAGCGTCGACAAGGGCTGCGAAGATAAGAAGGATTCCTAG